Proteins from a genomic interval of Lolium perenne isolate Kyuss_39 chromosome 1, Kyuss_2.0, whole genome shotgun sequence:
- the LOC127337675 gene encoding uncharacterized protein, whose amino-acid sequence MQGLLELVKAEDPDVLFLSETKLDKEGMKIKILLNMPHMEVTNCVGRSGGLALLWKEDVNLVVNPGSSRFHINAMVTGDDGFIWRITSICGEPQSRAKEKTWKLLRILHGQYNLPWMWFEDLKEVMFASEKQGGQAKKQACMDKFRMALEFCELEDLGFVGDPYTWRNHSHCAANYVKERLDRSVADLEWRTHFPAYKAINGDPRHSDHRPVIVILDPDPHLGSSHGVRERPKFEAFWLEEDQCEEVVHNAWHLALLSGDVPIRDAIRKVNSELHSWSKEVLGDLQNRIKKAMKDLNRCRKRALSQEQVSLEHMLRYKLERLQDQKNTFWKQRAKANWLKDGDMNTSFFHGCASERKKVNLLKKLKSNDGIWVEGDENLRSFITNYYQNLFTSSAGTRESEFLAVVASVVTSEMNSFLRRPFTVEEVKTALVSMGDLKAPGPDGMPAIFYKRFWELIGAKVQLEVLGVLNGGPIPVGSNEIVIVLIPKINKPERVKDLRPISLSNLVFKVVCQSIACQLKEVLEDIISQNQSAFLVMSCITSVTYRVKVNKNLTDVIIPQRGLCQGYPLSPYLFIMCVEGLSTLFKQTEEDGSLHGVHVCPAAPRINHLFFMDDSLIFLKVNESSAKKLRDILALYEDASGHMWALLASLTLGTVY is encoded by the exons ATGCAGGGCCTTCTCGAACTCGTGAAGGCTGAAGATCCTGACGTGCTCTTCTTGTCGGAAACAAAGTTAGACAAGGAGGGAatgaagatcaagatcctctTGAACATGCCACACATGGAAGTAACAAACTGTGTGGGTCGAAGTGGGGGTCTGGCCCTGCTTTGGAAGGAGGATGTCAATCTGGTTGTTAATCCAGGATCGTCGCGCTTTCACATTAATGCAATGGTCACCGGAGATGATGGGTTCATATGGAGGATCACGAGCATCTGTGGTGAGCCGCAGTCGAGGGCAAAGGAGAAGACTTGGAAGCTCCTGCGCATCCTTCATGGGCAGTACAACCTGCCATGGATGTGGTTCGAAGATTTAAAAGAGGTTATGTTTGCTAGTGAGAAGCAAGGTGGGCAGGCAAAGAAACAAGCCTGCATGGATAAATTCAGAATGGCCCTTGAGTTCTGCGAGCTGGAAGACCTGGGTTTTGTTGGTGACCCATATACTTGGCGTAATCACAGCCACTGCGCTGCAAATTACGTCAAGGAAAGGCTTGATAGGTCTGTCGCGGATTTGGAGTGGCGGACCCATTTCCCCGCTTATAAGGCGATCAATGGTGATCCCAGGCACTCTGATCATAGGCCCGTGATTGTGATCCTGGATCCGGACCCTCACCTTGGTAGCTCCCATGGGGTGAGAGAACGACCAAAATTTGAGGCATTTTGGCTCGAGGAGGACCAATGCGAGGAGGTGGTGCACAATGCCTGGCATTTGGCCCTCCTGTCTGGTGATGTGCCTATCAGGGATGCCATCAGAAAAGTGAATTCCGAGTTGCACTCTTGGAGCAAGGAGGTGttgggagatctccagaatcgcaTCAAGAAAGCCATGAAAGATCTAAATCGCTGCAGGAAGCGTGCTCTTTCCCAGGAGCAGGTCTCGCTGGAACATATGCTCAGATACAAGCTTGAGAGACTCCAGGACCAAAAAAATACTTTCTGGAAACAAAGGGCTAAGGCCAACTGGCTGAAGGATGGGGACATGAATACTAGCTTTTTCCATGGTTGTGCCTCGGAGAGGAAGAAGGTAAATTTGCTGAAGAAGCTGAAATCTAATGACGGGATTTGGGTCGAGGGGGATGAGAATCTGCGATCCTTTATCACGAACTACTACCAAAACCTGTTCACTTCTAGTGCGGGTACCCGGGAGTCCGAGTTTCTTGCCGTTGTTGCCTCTGTGGTCACTTCTGAAATGAATTCTTTCTTGAGAAGGCCTTTCACCGTTGAAGAAGTTAAGACTGCTCTTGTTTCCATGGGTGATCTCAAGGCTCCGGGCCCTGACGGGATGCCTGCTATCTTCTATAAGCGGTTTTGGGAGCTAATTGGTGCGAAGGTCCAGCTTGAAGTTCTTGGAGTCCTAAATGGTGGCCCTATCCCGGTTGGGTCGAATGAGATAGTGATTGTGCTCATTCCAAAAATCAATAAACCTGAGCGTGTGAAGGACTTGAGGCCCATTAGCCTATCCAACCTGGTCTTCAAGGTTGTCTGCCAATCTATTGCTTGTCAGTTGAAGGAGGTTCTGGAGGACATCATCTCCCAGAATCAAAGCGCCTTT TTGGTGATGAGCTGTATCACCTCTGTTACTTATAGAGTCAAGGTGAACAAGAATCTGACTGATGTCATCATTCCGCAGCGTGGTCTGTGCCAGGGCTACCCCCTCTCCCCTTATCTCTTCATCATGTGTGTCGAGGGACTTTCTACCCTTTTCAAACAGACCGAGGAGGATGGCTCGCTACATGGAGTGCATGTCTGTCCTGCTGCACCACGCATCAACCACCTGTTCTTCATGGATGACTCCCTCATTTTCCTAAAGGTAAATGAATCAAGTGCAAAAAAGCTCAGGGACATTTTGGCTCTGTACGAGGATGCATCGGGCCATATG